Within the Microtus ochrogaster isolate Prairie Vole_2 linkage group LG2, MicOch1.0, whole genome shotgun sequence genome, the region CAACAAATTCTTTAGCTTATGATAATTCCTGTTTCTCATTTCTCACTCCCTTGCCTCTGCTATGTCTGTCTCGCTTTTCTGCAGTCCTAAAATCTCACtactctcctcttcttcctcttcctcctaacTCCCTACTCTTTGAACAATAGGGTTGGTTATGCCATCTTCTGAAAACCctaatgatctttttttttttttcttataggaaAGCAGACTTCAAGTGGAGAACTCTTTCTCCCccattcaagagatttattgggagggaagaatccaggagagtgaATGCCTCTGCCAGGTCGGAAGAAGGGCAGCCCAGATGGGAAACTTTTAAACACTAAATATCAGGATTGTGCGACCTTGTTTGGGTTGGTCAGTATCCTTACCTGTGTCCTGCTCAGGGACAGCATAGAGAGATTGTAAAGCACAGATTTGTTTTAGTGCAGATAAAATAATCAGGACGTTACAGAGTGAGTGCACAGAATGGCAGATGGAAAAATGGGCAAGGAGGGTCCTTGGGCAATGAGCAGCAGCCCCAATAAAGGGCAGAACCCCAGACTGGTGGAGCCACAGATGTAGGTCAGAGGAGAGGCGGTTTTACATCTCAGATCTTTGTTGTTCACTATGGTAGATTGAAATTTTATCTCCTGTAGGGTGTATGGTgggtgtatgcttttaatcccagcacttgggaggcagagtccatcctggtctacatagcaaattccagagaAGCTTGTGCTGAAAGCACTTCCTTTGGGGAGAATggaaattataaacataaaacctGTGACTATGTCTTTACATTTCACTATCATCTGGgtgagttctctctctttctccctccgtTCCTCTCCTCACTCTCAATTCTCATTATCTTGGATTTAGGTTTTCCTGATGCTGTTGTCTAATTTCATGTGGACCCTGTCACCATACCAATCTCTGTCTTAAAAGCCCGCACTCAGCCAGGCTTTGAGGCCAACAGGGCGGAGTTGTAGATACAGCTCGTGACCAGCAGAGGGGGCCCTGTTCCATTgctgccttcctctctgttttACTCATCTGCTTCTTAGATTAAGggttctcaatcttcttaatgttgcaactctttaatacagttgctTATGTTGTGGTGAATCCCACCCCTCACCATAAAAtcgtttttgttgctacttcataactgtaactttgatACTGTTATAAATCTTAACGTAAATATGGGATAtacaagatatctgatatgtgaccacttgtgaaagggttgtttgacttCCCAAGAAGACATggcccacgggttgagaaccgctgttttGATGCTCCTTCAGAGATGAATTTCCTTGATCACCCTTGGCTACTTAACTCTGCAGCCTCTTTTTCATCCTTACACGCTGTGACACTTCCTGTCTCAGAATCGATCCACAGCTTTTTATCTGGAATACCCTCATCTCCCTTACATTTTCTTCAGCCGTAGCAAGCTACTCAGCACCTCTTCTCGCAGAACTATTTCATTCAGGGTTAATTTACCAGCTTCCTCTCCATGTGCTGCAATCACCTGCTGTTGTGTGCACCTGTTACATAAGGATCCTTAAAGTAATTGCCTGGTTTTATTTGACTGGGAAtcctaaagatttaaaataatgtcCTCTATATAATCAATATATGATTACTAAAGAGAAGAGTGGCTAGTCACGGAGACCCCGGGGGAGACATGAAACTTAAgctgtgcctctctgtctctgaggaGGTAGCACGAGTGttacacagaaatagaaaatgtaattCCATGCAATAGACAGATTTGGCCTGTGGCAAAGTCACAAACATCATGCAGACTCCTGAGCCTCTTGGCCCCGAGCCACTCAGTTTCACCGTCTTAGACAGCTGTTGTAGGGCGTTTGTGTTAAACAATTTCATGTTATAATTGATACGTACTTTTATTACTACTATGGAGTAGAAACAGTTTAAATCCTGTGAGAATACGTGTATGGTTTGTTCTCGCTTTCTCCTCAGCCATTCTCCTTCACCTGCAGCCATCCTACATCCACTCTCTGCAGTGAAAGCATGTGAAGAAGTCCTGCCTGCAGGACAAGGATCTCTTCAGCTCTTCAGAAGCACTGTGCTTCCTCAAACCTCTGCATCCACAAGCTTTTATATCAGGGTAACATTGCCCACTCCACTGTCTTTTGGCTGGCCCACTGTTATCTGGCCTTCAAAACTTTGTTTAATATAGGCCAGTATCTTATAAGACAGTAAGTTAAAAGCTACTGTCTTCAGGAAGCTGCCCCAAACTTATTCTCACCCCACAACTTGAgtctgggtttcttttccttctcctctcacaGATCCTACAACTTCTTGATCACCATCATCTATTATACCACAACCAAAACCTCTATTCATCTAAAGAAATTGTACTTACAGAGGTCATTTTGATAAACATTTCTAAAAAACCAGAGAAAAGAGGGGCCATCATACACACATAGGAGTGGAATATAGAGGAAGAAATGGTAGGAAATTAACAAAATTGATGAGGCAAGTGTCTGTGTGAGGGGACCAGAGAGGCTGTTGAAGATGACTAACCTTTACCGTGGGATTCCAGCATAACATTCCAATCTTCTGCAGCAGTGTTGGCTGTGGTTGTGAAAGGTAAAAGTTTCTTGTTGGAGGACACGCATGGTGGTCACTGcgtaaagtttttgtttttattgaaaatttaaatatggaTAAGCTCTCCTAGGCCATTAGGAATATGCTACATTTAAGAGCATGGGAAAGGAAGAGCCAAAGTGGTAACAACTAAAAGGGGAAGATGGAGACTCGTTTAATCCATCCTCATTTTACGCACTCTGCCATCTTGTTTCAGCCCTATCAATCTTAGAGTTGCAGCAGACAACAGAGACACACTAGAATTTCTCTAGCTACTGTCAAGTCAAGCAGAAAACTGAATGATCCCATGGAAAGTGTCTCCACAGGAAACCAAACTGTCACCGAGTTTGTACTTCTTGGCTTCCATGAAGTCCCTGGGCTGCACCtcctgttcttttctgttcttacGATCATCTATGCCTCCATCATCACAGGGAACATGCTTATTGTAGTGGTGGTGGTCAGCTCCCAGAGGCTTCACACGCCTATGTATTTCTTTCTGGTGAACCTGTCCTTCATTGAGATCCTCTATACCTCCACAGTGGTGCCCAAAATGTTGGAGGGCTTCCTACAGGAGTCTGCCATCTCTGTGGCTGGCTGCTTGTTCCAGTTCTTCATCTTTGGCTCTCTGGCTACAGATGAGTGTTTTCTTCTGGCTGTGATGGCGTACGATCGCTACCTAGCAATCTGTCACCCTCTAAGATACCCAGTCCTGATGGGACCTAGATGGTGTCTGGGGTTGGTGCTCACAGTCTGGCTGTCTGGATTCATGGTGGATGGACTAGTTGTTGCTCTGATGACCCAGCTGAGATTCTGTGGCCCCAACCAAATTGACCACTTTTACTGTGATTTCTCACCTTTGATGGTCCTGGCCTGCTCAGACACTGGAGTGGTCCAGGGGACTACGTTGGTTCTCTCTGTTGTCTTCCTGACTGTCCCCTTTGGGCTGGTTCTGGTCTCCTACGCTCAGATTGTAGTGATTGTGCTGAGAGTTCCCTCTGGGGCCAGAAGAGCAAAGGCTTTCTCCACTTGCTCCTCTCACCTGGCTGTGGTGTCCACATTCTATGGAACACTCATGGTCTTGTACATTGCGCCCTCTGCTGTCCATTCCCAGCTCCTCTCCAAGGTTGCTGCCCTGCTCTACACAGTGGTCACTCCAATCTTCAACCCTGTCATCTATACCTTGAGGAACCAGGAGGTGCATCAGGCACTAAGCAGGTTTCTCTACTGCAAAACAACTGAAATGTGACCTAAGGGGgatagtgaagattttttttattggactTTCAGTGTCTTGATGACTGAAAAGTCTCCCACAATGGGCTAGAGATGAGAACTTTGTTCTTTCCCAAAATTTCCCTTTAGATCTTCTGAATTATGCCCGAGGGGAAGACAATGGTGTAACAATTCTCAAATGCTagtattgtggtttgaatgacagtggcccccacaggctcatacatttgaattttGGTCATCAggtagtggcactatttgaaaggattaggaggtgtggccttgttggaggatgtgtgtcactggaggtggactttgacCTTTTGAGAGCCTAAGCTAGGCCCAgtggctctttctcttcctgcttcctatagatctggatgtagaactcttagctacttctccagcaccatggccaTGTGTGTGCTGCCAGGCTACCTGTCATcacaatggactaaatctctgaaattgtaagcaagcctcTTTGATAAgtgttgctgtagtcatggtgtcttttcacagaaagAGAACACCGACTAAGACAGTTAGTTTAAGAGATTATGTAAACTAATATGGGTTTTTGAAAATTGAACATACCATAAATAGTGTGCTGTTTTGATCATCAAACAGGGTAGACATGTACTGATTTGTTAGTCTGTAGCCCATTGCTGTATATAGTGCCACTACTACTGATTAatgaaaagacaattaaaaaaagaaaatatcaatactGAAACAAATTTAGAATTAATCCTCACTTATATTACTATAAGTGacatttaaagagtttttttctcttgggtgtgtgtgtgtctacagctTGTATAGTAGTATTTGCAACTTGTTTTCCCACTGAATAATACATCATGAACAAATCCTATACTAACTATTTCTTtccacctctttcttcttttaagtttCTTCATATGGCTAACCATAATAGAATAGTTTAAATAAACTTCTGTTGTTAGGAATGTTTAGCTATACTCAgctttttgatcctactgcacNNNNNNNNNNNNNNNNNNNNNNNNNNNNNNNNNNNNNNNNNNNNNNNNNNNNNNNNNNNNNNNNNNNNNNNNNNNNNNNNNNNNNNNNNNNNNNNNNNNNNNNNNNNNNNNNNNNNNNNNNNNNNNNNNNNNNNNNNNNNNNNNNNNNNNNNNNNNNNNNNNNNNNNNNNNNNNNNNNNNNNNNNNNNNNNNNNNNNNNNNNNNNNNNNNNNNNNNNNNNNNNNNNNNNNNNNNNNNNNNNNNNNNNNNNNNNNNNNNNNNNNNNNNNNNNNNNNNNNNNNNNNNNNNNNNNNNNNNNNNNNNNNNNNNNNNNNNNNNNNNNNNNNNNNNNNNNNNNNNNNNNNNNNNNNNNNNNNNNNNNNNNNNNNNNNNNNNNNNNNNNNNNNNNNNNNNNNNNNNNNNNNNNNNNNNNNNNNNNNNNNNNNNNNNNNNNNNNNNNNNNNNNNNNNNNNNNNNNNNNNNNNNNNNNNNNNNNNNNNNNNNNNNNNNNNNNNNNNNNNNNNNNNNNNNNNNNNNNNNNNNNNNNNNNNNNNNNNNNNNNNNNNNNNNNNNNNNNNNNNNNNNNNNNNNNNNNNNNNNNNNNNNNNNNNNNNNNNNNNNNNNNNNNNNNNNNNNNNNNNNNNNNNNNNNNNNNNNNNNNNNNNNNNNNNNNNNNNNNNNNNNNNNNNNNNNNNNNNNNNNNNNNNNNNNNNNNNNNNNNNNNNNNNNNNNNNNNNNNNNNNNNNNNNNNNNNNNNNNNNNNNNNNNNNNNNNNNNNNNNNNNNNNNNNNNNNNNNNNNNNNNNNNNNNNNNNNNNNNNNNNNNNNNNNNNNNNNNNNNNNNNNNNNNNNNNNNNNNNNNNNNNNNNNNNNNNNNNNNNNNNNNNNNNNNNNNNNNNNNNNNNNNNNNNNNNNAATGGTTACCTTGTAAGCACAGAGACTggagttcaagtccccagaaccTACCTAGAAAAATCCAGTGGTTGTGGTACTGTCTTGAAATCACAGCAACAGGAGATGAGATAGGCAGgctcctggggcttgctgaccaacCATCCCATCTTATCTGACAAGCCCCTGGTCAGTGAGAGCTCCCATCtcaaaaggtaaaagaaagaCTGGTTTTCTGCCTGCACCGTGGCTGCTCCGAGTCTGCTGCTTCTTCAGCCCATAACTGCAGTTCCACGGTTACTGGTCCAGGTGTCAGGCAGTGGCCAGGCAGGACTTTTACGTTTCACCAGTTTTCCTCCTGCTACTGCCACCAAAtgtttttaactaaatctctatcgtTCTATTTACCAATAAGAATCAGGAGTGAGAGGCttgggtgaaaacctgctagcttagagaggctgagtagcaactagctgaccttcTTTGCCAGCTTCTCTGAAAGAGAGTATCCTTCCTCTCTACCAAACCAAAAAAGACTGCCACAGCCAAAGCCCCTCTCTattacttctgtgtgtttctctatCCATGTTTCTAGCTCTTATGGACTCTCTATGGCTAATGTTGGTCAACCATTTGCTGGCTCCACCCCCTGATCCAAGGTTCATTTTGTTAATGCATTCTTGGGGTTTCACAGTGTCAATAGAGGACAATGCCTGAGATATGATAATATGATTTCtggggttgtcctctggcttgcatattcatgaacacacacacacagacagacacacacacacttgcagggGTCTCTCCAATGCTCTTGGATTGACAGAATTAATATTGGGGAAATGACTATATTATTGAAATCATTGGAAGTCTCCATTCAAATCCTAATGTCTTTATTCaccaaatcaggaaaaaaaatagcaattgtATAGAGGCACTAAAGTTCATCAATAGCCAAAGCAATTCTAAGCAGAAGGAAAAATGTCAAGACACCATTAACACATGAACTCAAATTatattacagagccatagtaTCAGAAGTAAGAGTTATACTAGCATAAAACAGGAAAATGCAATAGAAGAGGACACACATGTGCTCCTTCACATATGCAAGTATGCACTCTTAAAAGCACATCTACCAAATATGTTAGAATACATAACATAATTTTCAATATTGCCTTCAGGATTGTTTATACAATATAATTCCAAATTTCTCTACTGATATTTAAGCAACCTTAATTAGTACCGAGACAAAATACCCTGTGTTAGTGTGGTGTTGactgctttttttgagacaaggtttctctgtgtagccctagccaCTCTAGTCTAGAGTTCTAgacgggccttgaactcagagagatccacctgcctttgcctcccaagtgctgggattaaaggtgtgcaccaccacggcccagcaGCCATGTACTCTTTTAATACCTGACAACAGGTACTTAGTTGTGACTCTTAGAGGTCATACATGTAGAACTTATCCCAATCTTAGTTCCTTTGTTAGAGCATTCTTAGACTATCAGATctaccttttattttgttttacaccATAGTCCTAATATGGAGGATGCCATCAACTATTTTGTGAAGTATTTATGAAGGTTTTAAGCCAATGTTTGTCTCCATCACAAGACAATATGGACAGTATGAAAGAAACTGAATATGAATTTCTTCTCCACAGTACATCTGGTGTTCGACACAAAAAAGGCAGCGAACATTCATCATGAATTAGATAAATAAGCTAAGGGAGATTAGAGCAGGTGTGGGCAATGCCTTGTCTTCCTCTGTGGTTCCTTTCCATTCCAGCATTTCAGGTGTGAccgctgttcttggttgtcaagtCATAGACTTGACTATGTCTGGAGTTAGCTAAAACACAAGTAGTTGGGTATACCcatagagatttttctttttcttttttatatttggtttttatttactctttgtatttaaaagaacaatattttttttcacaattttttattttcGAACCTCACCTGTTGCTTGCCAAGTTTTCTTATTGGCTGACATTTGGGCAGGGacattctctgcttctctatACTTTCCCGGTGGCTACTCTGTTACTTTTGTCCcagccatttctgaggactggaatgttttacAAGAAAT harbors:
- the LOC101991291 gene encoding olfactory receptor 11A1, which produces MESVSTGNQTVTEFVLLGFHEVPGLHLLFFSVLTIIYASIITGNMLIVVVVVSSQRLHTPMYFFLVNLSFIEILYTSTVVPKMLEGFLQESAISVAGCLFQFFIFGSLATDECFLLAVMAYDRYLAICHPLRYPVLMGPRWCLGLVLTVWLSGFMVDGLVVALMTQLRFCGPNQIDHFYCDFSPLMVLACSDTGVVQGTTLVLSVVFLTVPFGLVLVSYAQIVVIVLRVPSGARRAKAFSTCSSHLAVVSTFYGTLMVLYIAPSAVHSQLLSKVAALLYTVVTPIFNPVIYTLRNQEVHQALSRFLYCKTTEM